A single window of Methylobacterium nodulans ORS 2060 DNA harbors:
- a CDS encoding helix-turn-helix domain-containing protein, translating to MQPIVMTTAAAPRSLGERIQRRRRRLGILQSELARAIGYGPGAISRFERGHRVPREVLPRLAAALQVDVGELLADAAAIEPSREECELLQAYRALPDSGQAEIRSLMAALAAGRVAR from the coding sequence ATGCAGCCCATCGTCATGACCACGGCCGCGGCTCCGCGCTCGCTCGGCGAGCGCATCCAGCGCCGCCGCCGCAGGCTGGGCATCCTGCAGTCCGAGCTCGCACGGGCCATCGGCTACGGCCCGGGGGCGATCTCCCGGTTCGAGCGGGGCCACCGGGTGCCGCGCGAGGTGCTGCCGCGGCTCGCGGCCGCGCTGCAGGTCGATGTCGGCGAGCTGCTCGCGGATGCCGCGGCCATCGAGCCGTCGCGCGAGGAATGCGAGCTGCTGCAGGCCTACCGTGCGCTGCCCGACAGCGGGCAGGCCGAAATCCGCAGCCTGATGGCCGCGCTTGCCGCCGGGAGGGTCGCGCGATGA
- a CDS encoding lambda exonuclease family protein, translated as MAAMVQGSPAWFEARLGRVTASRVAEVIGRTAKGTWTAERARYRAQLVAERLTGQVAHHYVSVEMMWGTDHEPHARAAYEFLFDRPVVQVGFVDHPTIAMAGASPDGLIGADGLVEFKCPKTETHLATWLSGAVPEEYLPQVQWQMACTRRAWCDFVSFDPRVPTDLQLFCTRVARDEAMIAGLEQDVAGFLAEVDAQVAQLLALGQRRAA; from the coding sequence ATGGCCGCGATGGTCCAGGGCAGCCCGGCCTGGTTCGAGGCCCGGCTCGGCCGGGTCACCGCCTCGCGCGTGGCCGAGGTGATTGGCCGCACGGCCAAGGGCACGTGGACGGCCGAGCGCGCCCGCTACCGCGCCCAGCTCGTCGCCGAGCGCCTCACCGGGCAGGTCGCCCATCACTATGTCAGCGTCGAGATGATGTGGGGCACCGACCACGAGCCCCACGCGCGTGCCGCCTACGAGTTCCTGTTCGACAGGCCCGTCGTGCAGGTGGGCTTCGTCGACCATCCGACGATCGCCATGGCCGGCGCGAGCCCGGACGGTCTGATCGGCGCGGACGGTCTGGTCGAGTTCAAGTGCCCGAAGACCGAGACGCATCTGGCGACCTGGCTTTCGGGGGCGGTGCCCGAGGAGTACCTGCCGCAGGTGCAGTGGCAGATGGCCTGCACCCGCCGCGCCTGGTGCGACTTCGTCTCCTTTGATCCGCGCGTGCCGACTGACCTGCAGCTCTTCTGCACCCGGGTGGCACGCGATGAGGCGATGATCGCGGGGCTGGAGCAGGACGTCGCGGGCTTTCTCGCCGAGGTCGACGCTCAGGTGGCGCAGTTGCTGGCGCTCGGGCAGCGGAGGGCCGCCTGA
- a CDS encoding ERF family protein: MSTASHAVTLRDDTQPLAPAVSETAAIVQMIERAASNPAVDIDKLERLLEMQERVLARNARAAFAAAFAGMQQELPTIPERGRGDRGMKYALWEDVNEAIKPVLARHGFGISFKTGRTPERVSVTAILMHRDGHSEETTLELPVDSSGSKNAVQAVGSSTSYGKRYTAAALLNLTSRGEDDDGRAAGLGPRITEDQTIELRDLAREVGADLPRFLATIRVDSLAEIRADKFEEAKRLLERKRGR; encoded by the coding sequence GTGAGCACCGCTTCGCACGCCGTCACCCTGCGCGACGACACCCAGCCCCTCGCGCCCGCCGTCTCGGAGACCGCCGCGATCGTCCAGATGATCGAGCGCGCCGCCTCAAACCCGGCCGTCGACATCGACAAGCTGGAGCGCCTCCTAGAGATGCAGGAGCGCGTGCTGGCCCGCAACGCCCGCGCGGCCTTCGCGGCCGCTTTCGCCGGCATGCAGCAGGAGCTCCCCACCATCCCCGAGCGCGGCCGGGGCGACAGGGGCATGAAGTACGCCCTCTGGGAGGACGTGAACGAGGCCATCAAGCCGGTGCTGGCCCGGCACGGCTTCGGCATCAGCTTCAAGACCGGCCGCACGCCTGAGCGCGTCAGCGTCACGGCCATCCTGATGCACCGGGACGGCCACAGCGAGGAGACCACCCTCGAACTGCCGGTCGACAGCTCGGGCTCGAAGAACGCCGTGCAGGCGGTGGGCTCCTCGACCTCTTACGGCAAGCGCTACACCGCGGCGGCTCTGCTCAACCTCACCAGCCGCGGTGAGGATGACGACGGGCGTGCGGCCGGCCTGGGCCCGCGCATCACCGAGGATCAGACCATCGAGCTGCGCGACCTTGCCCGGGAGGTCGGGGCCGACCTGCCGCGCTTCCTCGCCACCATCCGCGTCGACAGCCTCGCGGAGATCCGCGCCGACAAGTTCGAGGAGGCCAAGCGCCTGCTCGAGCGCAAGAGGGGGCGCTGA
- a CDS encoding S24 family peptidase translates to MLGDEWRQLIADEIKRQGRDLKEVSLSAGLGETYVRDALKRGRGKLENLIRVASVLGKPPEWITTSSKTKPGTRGAVIPEANASAPVAAPRYGGLMPVLGVAKGGSDGRLIFNGQVIESVPRPAALENVEGAYAVYVSGDSMHPRFKAGEQVWVHPHRPPKRGDDVVVQLYAEDEGDPPEGYIKEFVAWTPSMLILYQHNPAGEFEIDRALVKSVHTVIGSLRI, encoded by the coding sequence ATGTTGGGTGACGAGTGGCGGCAGCTGATCGCCGATGAGATCAAGCGACAGGGGCGCGACCTCAAAGAGGTGTCGCTTTCTGCCGGCCTGGGCGAGACGTATGTTCGCGACGCGCTCAAGCGCGGTCGCGGCAAATTAGAGAACCTGATCCGCGTCGCGAGCGTTCTAGGCAAGCCGCCGGAATGGATTACAACATCAAGCAAGACCAAGCCCGGCACGAGAGGGGCCGTCATTCCGGAGGCGAATGCTTCAGCGCCAGTTGCTGCTCCACGTTACGGTGGGCTAATGCCAGTGCTGGGCGTGGCCAAAGGCGGATCAGATGGTCGCCTTATCTTCAATGGACAGGTAATTGAAAGCGTGCCACGACCAGCAGCGCTAGAAAATGTCGAAGGAGCTTACGCGGTTTATGTGAGCGGCGACAGCATGCACCCGCGCTTCAAGGCCGGAGAGCAAGTTTGGGTGCATCCACATCGACCGCCGAAGCGAGGCGACGACGTTGTTGTACAGCTTTATGCCGAGGATGAAGGCGATCCGCCAGAAGGATATATCAAAGAATTCGTCGCATGGACGCCTTCAATGCTAATTCTGTATCAGCACAATCCAGCAGGGGAGTTTGAAATTGACCGGGCCCTGGTCAAGTCTGTACATACGGTAATTGGATCTTTGCGAATTTAG
- a CDS encoding VRR-NUC domain-containing protein, with translation MTRARPEQVIQTKIVVAMHRRFDCLCVHVPNGGRRGKLEGVAFKEMGVEAGHPDLIVYGRGGRCFLIEVKAPGGSLSASQRAFLPVLRERGFPVHVVDCVEDALAAGAAFGLPPASARPRPAPEPGTEF, from the coding sequence ATGACCCGCGCCCGCCCCGAGCAGGTGATCCAGACCAAGATCGTCGTGGCCATGCACCGGCGATTCGACTGCCTGTGTGTGCACGTGCCGAACGGCGGCCGCCGCGGCAAGCTCGAGGGCGTGGCGTTCAAGGAGATGGGCGTCGAGGCGGGGCACCCTGACTTGATCGTGTACGGCCGGGGCGGTCGGTGCTTTCTCATCGAGGTCAAGGCGCCCGGCGGGAGCCTCAGCGCGAGTCAGCGCGCCTTCCTTCCCGTCCTGCGGGAGCGCGGCTTTCCGGTGCACGTGGTGGACTGCGTCGAGGACGCGCTCGCGGCCGGCGCGGCATTTGGGCTGCCGCCAGCCTCGGCGCGGCCGCGTCCGGCGCCCGAGCCAGGGACGGAGTTCTGA
- a CDS encoding MT-A70 family methyltransferase yields MTWPFDPLPPLSFGLIMADPPWSYELWSEKGMRKSAMAQYACMSDEAICALPVGQLARGDAVLWLWATGPKLDLAFRVMTAWGFRYRTFGTWDKQRWGTGYIMRSVAEPFLIGTLGRPVFDGRSIPNIIRGGARQHSRKPEEAYGIAERLVPAAYRCELFSRQSRAGWATWGDEAGRFDAPVLQAAE; encoded by the coding sequence ATGACCTGGCCCTTTGATCCGCTGCCGCCGCTCTCCTTCGGGCTGATCATGGCCGACCCGCCGTGGTCCTACGAGCTCTGGTCCGAGAAGGGCATGAGGAAGTCGGCCATGGCGCAGTACGCATGCATGTCCGATGAGGCGATCTGCGCTTTGCCCGTCGGCCAGCTCGCCCGCGGGGATGCCGTGCTGTGGCTCTGGGCCACCGGCCCGAAGCTCGACCTTGCCTTCCGCGTCATGACGGCCTGGGGCTTCCGGTACCGGACTTTCGGGACCTGGGACAAGCAGCGCTGGGGCACGGGCTACATCATGCGCTCCGTCGCCGAGCCGTTCCTGATCGGCACGCTGGGCCGGCCCGTGTTCGACGGGCGCAGCATCCCGAACATCATCCGCGGCGGCGCCCGCCAGCACAGCCGCAAGCCGGAGGAGGCCTACGGAATCGCGGAGCGGCTCGTGCCGGCGGCGTACCGCTGCGAGCTCTTCAGCCGCCAGTCGCGCGCCGGCTGGGCGACCTGGGGCGACGAGGCCGGGCGCTTCGACGCGCCCGTCCTGCAGGCCGCGGAGTGA
- a CDS encoding ATP-dependent DNA helicase: MTAWSPQQDQALRAVKAWLKSPGRAPFYLGGYAGTGKTTLARHLAEGVKGDVLFAAFTGKAALVMRAKGCTGASTIHSLIYRPKPRRDGSVTFVLNEDSPVASAALVIVDECSMVGPELGRDLMSFGTKVLVLGDPAQLPPVDGAGYFTGGDPDFMLTEVHRQAADNPIIAMSMRVRQGGRLDAGAYGESRVIQRAALGQRAVLCADQILVGRNQTRRGLNAKVRRLYGRDPAGPEIGDRLVCLRNNKDKGLLNGGLWEVADVAQNDGATVELEVMPDHDPDAVPLSVEVRSEFFHGQEEALSPKQRKGFDEFTYGYALTVHKAQGSQWDRVVLFDESTAFRDHARRWLYTGLTRAADAVTVVLS, from the coding sequence ATGACGGCCTGGTCGCCCCAGCAGGATCAGGCCCTGCGCGCCGTCAAGGCGTGGCTCAAGAGCCCGGGCCGGGCGCCGTTCTACCTCGGCGGCTACGCCGGGACCGGCAAGACCACGCTCGCCCGGCACCTTGCCGAGGGCGTCAAAGGCGATGTGCTCTTCGCCGCCTTCACCGGCAAGGCTGCGCTCGTCATGCGAGCGAAGGGCTGCACCGGCGCCAGCACGATCCACTCGCTGATCTACCGGCCGAAGCCGCGGCGCGACGGCAGCGTGACCTTCGTGCTGAACGAGGACAGCCCCGTCGCATCGGCCGCGCTCGTCATCGTCGACGAGTGCTCGATGGTCGGTCCTGAGCTTGGCCGAGACCTGATGAGCTTCGGCACCAAGGTGCTCGTGCTCGGCGACCCGGCGCAGCTGCCGCCCGTGGACGGCGCTGGCTACTTCACGGGCGGCGACCCCGATTTCATGCTCACCGAGGTGCATCGGCAGGCCGCGGACAACCCGATCATCGCGATGTCGATGCGCGTGCGCCAGGGCGGGCGGCTCGACGCCGGCGCCTACGGCGAGAGCCGCGTCATCCAGCGCGCGGCGCTCGGCCAGCGCGCCGTGCTCTGCGCGGATCAGATCCTGGTCGGTCGCAACCAGACCCGGCGCGGGCTGAACGCGAAGGTGCGACGGCTCTACGGTCGCGACCCGGCCGGCCCAGAGATCGGCGATCGGCTCGTTTGCCTGCGCAACAACAAGGACAAGGGTCTGCTCAACGGTGGGCTCTGGGAGGTCGCCGACGTCGCGCAGAACGACGGCGCCACCGTCGAACTCGAGGTCATGCCGGACCACGACCCGGACGCCGTGCCGCTGTCGGTCGAGGTACGCAGCGAGTTCTTCCACGGCCAGGAAGAGGCGCTGAGCCCGAAGCAGCGCAAAGGCTTCGACGAGTTCACGTACGGCTACGCGCTCACCGTGCACAAGGCTCAAGGGTCGCAATGGGACCGGGTCGTGCTCTTCGACGAGAGCACTGCCTTTCGGGATCATGCCCGGCGCTGGCTCTACACCGGGCTCACGCGCGCGGCCGATGCCGTGACGGTGGTGCTGTCATGA
- a CDS encoding MucR family transcriptional regulator: MPDIDTQSPDLSGLTGRIVSAYVAYTAVPASELPALIAAVHGALAALGRPAEPEAPALVPPVPIRKTITPDAIISLEDGKPYRTLKRHLAGRGLTPEQYRAKWGLPLDYPMVAANYAAQRSELAKQYGLGRKVAA, from the coding sequence ATGCCCGACATCGACACCCAGTCCCCCGACCTCTCCGGCCTCACCGGCCGCATCGTCAGCGCCTACGTCGCCTACACCGCCGTGCCAGCCTCCGAGCTGCCCGCGCTGATCGCCGCGGTGCATGGCGCGCTCGCCGCGCTGGGCCGTCCGGCTGAGCCCGAGGCGCCGGCCCTCGTCCCGCCCGTGCCGATCCGCAAGACCATCACGCCCGACGCGATCATCTCGCTCGAGGACGGGAAGCCGTACCGGACCCTGAAGCGCCACCTCGCCGGGCGCGGGCTCACCCCGGAGCAGTACCGGGCCAAGTGGGGCCTGCCGCTCGATTATCCGATGGTGGCGGCGAACTATGCGGCGCAGCGGTCCGAGCTCGCGAAGCAGTACGGCCTTGGCCGGAAAGTCGCGGCCTGA
- a CDS encoding transcription termination/antitermination NusG family protein, protein MARKRNRRRNRTKIFDAKVTPTHHVRLHRLRVVVDADRRWYVVRIDSNRERKISEGLEAAGFATCVPASSTLVERRGRIREVRHRAAPGYLFVGVDPGTDGRAALWAYHDCVMASRLPSVFQLEEGRIVQARQQGEADRPFYCVMGPFQPAQLQRFADKTGAEIVAVLYAGQQPVGQFPAAAACILEGQRLDFCEVADLVRSGSEDCRAAAS, encoded by the coding sequence ATGGCCCGGAAGCGGAATCGCCGCCGCAACCGCACCAAGATCTTCGACGCGAAGGTCACCCCGACGCACCACGTGCGGCTGCATCGGCTGCGGGTCGTGGTCGACGCGGATCGCCGCTGGTACGTCGTCCGGATCGATAGCAACCGCGAGCGGAAGATCAGTGAGGGGTTGGAAGCGGCAGGATTTGCGACTTGCGTACCGGCCAGCAGCACCCTCGTCGAGCGTCGTGGCCGGATCCGGGAGGTGCGCCACCGGGCGGCGCCGGGCTATCTGTTCGTCGGGGTGGATCCCGGCACGGACGGGCGCGCGGCGCTCTGGGCCTATCACGACTGTGTCATGGCGAGCCGGCTGCCGTCCGTGTTCCAACTGGAGGAGGGCCGCATCGTTCAGGCTCGTCAGCAGGGCGAGGCGGACCGTCCGTTCTACTGCGTGATGGGACCGTTCCAACCCGCCCAGCTGCAACGCTTCGCCGACAAGACCGGCGCCGAGATCGTGGCGGTGCTCTATGCGGGCCAGCAGCCGGTTGGGCAGTTCCCGGCTGCGGCGGCCTGCATTCTCGAAGGGCAGCGCCTGGACTTCTGCGAGGTTGCCGACCTGGTACGCAGCGGATCTGAGGACTGCCGAGCGGCAGCGTCATAG
- a CDS encoding DUF6489 family protein: protein MASIPQDEEGFAMKVTADIDCTPEEARVFLGLPDVQPLQAAVMAHMEKRMLAEVDRFSPDRLMKTWMSLFGQSPPARVSGARRDVPKGS from the coding sequence TTGGCCAGCATTCCTCAGGATGAGGAGGGCTTCGCGATGAAAGTCACCGCAGACATCGACTGCACCCCTGAGGAGGCTCGAGTGTTTTTGGGCCTCCCTGATGTGCAGCCTCTTCAGGCCGCAGTCATGGCTCACATGGAGAAGCGGATGCTGGCGGAGGTCGACCGCTTCTCACCGGACCGCCTGATGAAGACTTGGATGTCGCTCTTCGGGCAAAGCCCGCCGGCTCGTGTCTCGGGCGCTAGGCGAGATGTACCAAAAGGCTCCTGA
- a CDS encoding IS1182-like element ISMno10 family transposase, protein MSLRPHHPLPPVPEDTARVAQTAFRRGNPYLLLRTRLGTIFADAAFADLYPARGQPAYAPWRLALVTLLQFRESMSDRQAAEAVRARIDWKYLLGLDLADPGFDYSVLCEFRGRLLQHEATGRLLARILDAARDQGVLKARGRQRTDSTHVLAAVRDLNRVELLAETLRAALNAVAALAPDWLRRVAPPDWHERYDRRIEDARLPETGPKREAYVLQVGADGYRLLDALDGASAPPLAVALPAVAVLRRVWARHFERAGDGSPPAGTSVRLRPVQGRGPGDRVESPYDVEARFRAKSGTEWTGYMVHLTETCDPDLPRLVVHADTTPANVHEAMRTGVIHAALAGLDLIPSEHLVDAAYISAEHLVAAHERHGIALIGPARSNQSWQTREEGAFHVTDFAVDWERCRVCCPEGRESTSWGTYRDKVSGRAFIRAGFSPAVCRVCPAKPRCTRAGSRRLSLHPRAEHEALAAARMRQESEEGRQLYGQRQGIEATIAQGVRSFGLRRARYRGLAKMTLQSVATAAALNLDRLAAWFSHRPLAPTRTSRFEALAA, encoded by the coding sequence ATGTCGCTCCGGCCGCACCACCCACTCCCACCGGTCCCTGAGGACACCGCCCGGGTGGCCCAAACCGCGTTCCGGCGCGGCAACCCCTACCTGCTCCTGCGCACGCGGCTCGGCACAATCTTCGCTGATGCCGCGTTCGCCGACCTCTATCCCGCACGCGGCCAGCCCGCCTACGCGCCCTGGCGCTTGGCCCTGGTCACGCTCTTGCAGTTTCGGGAGAGCATGAGCGATCGCCAAGCCGCCGAGGCGGTCCGGGCGCGGATTGACTGGAAGTACCTGCTGGGACTTGATCTGGCCGATCCCGGCTTCGACTACAGCGTCCTGTGCGAGTTCCGCGGTCGGCTGCTGCAGCACGAGGCCACCGGGCGGCTGCTGGCCCGCATCCTCGATGCCGCGCGCGACCAGGGCGTGCTCAAGGCGCGCGGGCGCCAGCGCACCGACAGCACCCACGTGCTCGCCGCGGTGCGCGACCTCAACCGGGTCGAGCTGTTGGCCGAGACGCTGCGGGCGGCTCTCAACGCGGTCGCGGCCCTCGCCCCCGACTGGCTGCGCCGTGTCGCCCCGCCCGACTGGCACGAGCGCTACGATCGCCGCATCGAGGATGCGCGACTGCCGGAGACCGGCCCCAAGCGCGAGGCCTACGTGCTGCAGGTCGGGGCGGACGGCTACCGCCTGCTCGACGCGCTGGATGGCGCGAGCGCGCCGCCACTCGCTGTCGCCTTGCCTGCCGTGGCCGTGCTGCGCCGGGTATGGGCGCGGCACTTCGAGCGCGCAGGGGACGGAAGTCCACCCGCCGGCACCAGCGTCCGGCTGCGCCCGGTGCAGGGACGCGGGCCCGGCGACCGGGTCGAGTCGCCCTACGACGTCGAGGCGCGGTTCCGGGCCAAGTCTGGAACGGAGTGGACCGGCTACATGGTCCACCTGACCGAGACCTGCGACCCCGACCTGCCTCGGTTGGTCGTTCACGCCGACACCACTCCGGCCAATGTGCATGAGGCGATGCGCACCGGCGTGATCCATGCCGCCCTGGCGGGCCTGGATCTGATCCCCTCCGAGCACCTGGTCGACGCGGCCTATATCAGCGCCGAGCATCTGGTCGCGGCGCACGAGCGGCACGGCATCGCCCTGATCGGCCCCGCGCGGTCGAACCAGAGTTGGCAGACGCGTGAGGAGGGGGCGTTCCACGTCACGGACTTCGCGGTCGACTGGGAGCGCTGTCGCGTGTGCTGCCCCGAGGGCCGCGAGAGTACGAGTTGGGGCACGTACAGGGACAAGGTGAGCGGACGCGCGTTCATACGCGCAGGCTTCAGCCCCGCCGTCTGCCGCGTGTGTCCAGCCAAGCCGCGGTGCACCCGGGCGGGGAGCCGCCGGCTCAGCCTGCATCCGCGTGCGGAGCACGAGGCGCTGGCGGCCGCGCGGATGCGGCAGGAGAGCGAGGAGGGCCGGCAGCTCTACGGGCAGCGACAAGGCATTGAGGCGACGATCGCGCAGGGCGTGCGGAGCTTCGGCTTGCGCCGAGCGCGCTATCGCGGACTGGCGAAGATGACCCTGCAGAGCGTGGCGACGGCGGCCGCTCTCAATCTTGATCGTCTCGCCGCTTGGTTCTCGCACCGCCCGCTGGCCCCCACGCGCACCTCACGCTTCGAGGCTCTCGCTGCATAG